Genomic window (Sphingosinicella microcystinivorans):
AGCGTGGATAGCGATGATATTCCTCAGAACTCCATCAACAATGAATAGAATATTTCATCTCGTCTTAATATTAAAATATGATATTTTCGTAATAATTAATTTCATCAAAAATGAATTTTTATAACCCTAAATAATGTGGTTAATCGCGATGCAAGTGGCCATGCCAACGGCTAGATTCATCGGCACACCGAACTTCAGGAAATCCGAAAACCGGTAGTCGGCTGCTGCATAGACCATCGTATTCGTCTGATAGCCGATCGGGGTGGCAAAACTGGCCGACGCGGCGAACATGACAGTGACGATCATGGCTCGCGGGTCTTGGTTGGTCACCTGCGCCAGGGAAATGGCGATCGGGGTCATGATGACCGCTACCGCATTGTTGGTGACGGTCTCGGTAAGCAGCGACGTGAGAAAATAGAGCATCACGATCAACGCGAGAGGAGAAAGCCCCGTCAGCCATGGTGACACGGCGGCGACAACCAGGTTTATGGTCCCGATGGCTTCCAGCCCGCTGCCAATGGCGAGCATCGCGAAGATCAGCACCAGAACGCTGCCATCGATCGATTCCCAGGCCTCGGCGGGATCGATGCAGCCGGTGACGAGAACGATGCCCACACCGATAAGGGCAAGCGAGAGGATCGGTGCGACGGACGCCGCGGCGAGCACGATAACGCCCGCAAGCGTAAGGACCGCGATCGGCGCCCGATCGCGGCGGAAGCGCCGGACATGGCTCGTATCCTCGGCGATGAGATGCGTGTTGCCGTGCAGACCGGCGATAGCAGGCGCCTCTGCGGCCACGAGGAGGTTGTCGGCCGCACGCAAGCGCACGCTACCAAGATCCGGACCGGGCATGTGCCGCGCTCGCCCGATTCCGAGTATACGCGCCGGCAAGTTCGATAGAAAGGGAATATGGTCCAGCCGGCCACCGATCGCAGGGTGCGACGGCGCGATGGTGAGGCCGACCAGCCGAACGTCATCTGATCGTTCATCTTCGGCGAGCCGGATCGGTTGGCCGACATTCTGCAAGCCGACAACGACGGAATTGCTACGCGCCAGACTGTCCAATTCGTCCGCAGAGGCCGCAACGACAAACCGGTCGCCGCGCTCGATCAGCATATCAGGCGGCAACTCACGCAGCAACGCGCCACCGCGCCGAACCGCAATCAGCCGGACGGCATCTCGCTTCAGAAAGGACAGGTCAGCAATTGTCCGCATTTTGCCGGGCGATCGTTCGGACAGGCTCAGCTCGGTAAGATATTCCAGGCGGTGCCGGTCGGCGATATCGTTATCGGGACGAGCGGGCAGCAGGGGCGGACCAAGGACCAGCATCATGATAACACCCGCCGCCATGGCGACCGCCCCGACGGCGGTGATGTCGAAGATGCCGAAGCCGGGCTGGCCGTTCGCACGCGCGACGCCATCGACCAGCAGATTGGTCGACGTGCCGATCAGCGTCAGTGTGCCTCCCAGGATCGACAAATAGGATAAGGGGATCAGCAAACGGGTCGCCGGGATACCGACCGTGCGCGCCAGTCGGCGGACGATCGGGATAAGGACCATGACCACGGGTGTATTGTTGACGAAGGCGGGAACGATCCCGGCGCCAGCAAGCACGCCGGTGATGGTCCGGCGCGGCGCCTTCTGCGCTCGCCT
Coding sequences:
- a CDS encoding SLC13 family permease, which codes for MENIVTTLMNDHALQGLLFVVVLFAVFASERLPPVTVAVVAATAMIAFGWLTPALVTAAFANPAPITIAAFFILSGALVRTGAVEALASAIVRRAQKAPRRTITGVLAGAGIVPAFVNNTPVVMVLIPIVRRLARTVGIPATRLLIPLSYLSILGGTLTLIGTSTNLLVDGVARANGQPGFGIFDITAVGAVAMAAGVIMMLVLGPPLLPARPDNDIADRHRLEYLTELSLSERSPGKMRTIADLSFLKRDAVRLIAVRRGGALLRELPPDMLIERGDRFVVAASADELDSLARSNSVVVGLQNVGQPIRLAEDERSDDVRLVGLTIAPSHPAIGGRLDHIPFLSNLPARILGIGRARHMPGPDLGSVRLRAADNLLVAAEAPAIAGLHGNTHLIAEDTSHVRRFRRDRAPIAVLTLAGVIVLAAASVAPILSLALIGVGIVLVTGCIDPAEAWESIDGSVLVLIFAMLAIGSGLEAIGTINLVVAAVSPWLTGLSPLALIVMLYFLTSLLTETVTNNAVAVIMTPIAISLAQVTNQDPRAMIVTVMFAASASFATPIGYQTNTMVYAAADYRFSDFLKFGVPMNLAVGMATCIAINHII